One genomic segment of Halomarina pelagica includes these proteins:
- a CDS encoding DUF3368 domain-containing protein, with protein MDETYGRDVAATEGITTRGTAYPVLSIATRGRSAPPTRAALDAMVEADWYCALDVYARVVRKLDSIAD; from the coding sequence ATGGACGAGACGTACGGCCGCGACGTCGCGGCGACCGAGGGAATCACGACTCGGGGAACGGCCTATCCCGTCCTGTCGATCGCCACGCGGGGGCGGTCAGCGCCGCCGACGCGCGCGGCGCTCGACGCGATGGTCGAGGCGGACTGGTACTGCGCACTCGACGTCTACGCGAGGGTCGTGAGGAAACTCGACTCGATCGCGGACTGA